Proteins from one Nilaparvata lugens isolate BPH chromosome 10, ASM1435652v1, whole genome shotgun sequence genomic window:
- the LOC111057445 gene encoding uncharacterized protein LOC111057445, giving the protein MFRIVQANTGRSRAGMIELLSDCVACGVDVLLLQEPYSSRGTVPVEGMGRVFCVGLPRQNRGIDVWVCVVVLNDCLGAVLLSEFSSPYCVAVDLVTGGGCRVVVCSVYLRPGRVHDDEWGMVERVSVEYERVPLLIGCDVNCSSELWYGTGRGCARSQRIEDWVALQFMSVLNEWDERCTFETVNGRSNVDVSFCNDACLVMNVSWRLGDLCVDHRSIHMSVGLEDDRRADPERVRFVLSGANWLTFDRELVGRMNGIDGGGVDRLADSLTAAVLGAARASIPVRHGGKRVPWWGRQLADLRKSVKRARRRFQHARGERRLRLQVAWRNLRRMYVYTVSVCKWNAWRQWVSREGARNPWGIVYKSVIRGGVRNRVLVTVRREGRVTAGVNETLNAFLCELLPGDDARVDAGAQPVVRAGFVSEDGCGPCVGEWSPEALAIAVSKMKCGTAPGLDEISPDLVWRAWGRVKDVCLDLFNRCLNQGVYPAAWRIGEVVLIPKAGDRDLSLVKSFRPVTLLSVWGKLLERLIETSLRSAIGAAGGMSRKQYGFVGGKSTVDAVRHVIEWVGGCGYRFVLAVFLGCR; this is encoded by the exons ATGTTTAGGATCGTTCAAGCCAATACTGGGCGTAGCCGAGCGGGTATGATTGAGTTGTTGtctgattgtgttgcatgtggTGTGGATGTTCTCCTTCTGCAGGAGCCGTACTCCTCTAGGGGTACTGTTCCTGTAGAGGGCATGGGACGCGTATTCTGTGTGGGTTTGCCCCGCCAGAATCGAGGCATAGATGTCTGGGTGTGTGTGGTTGTATTGAATGATTGTTTGGGTGCAGTCCTACTGAGTGAGTTCTCTTCTCCTTATTGTGTGGCTGTGGATTTGGTGACAGGTGGTGGTTGTCGTGTGGTTGTATGTAGTGTTTATTTGCGTCCTGGTCGTGTGCATGATGATGAGTGGGGTATggttgagagagtgagtgttGAGTATGAAAGGGTTCCTCTGCTGATTGGGTGTGATGTGAACTGCAGTTCGGAGTTGTGGTATGGTACGGGTCGCGGTTGTGCAAGGAGTCAGCGAATTGAGGACTGGGTAGCACTGCAGTTCATGTCTGTGTTGAATGAATGGGATGAGCGCTGTACGTTTGAAACTGTGAATGGTAGATCGAATGTGGATGTTTCTTTCTGTAATGATGCATGTCTGGTGATGAATGTGTCTTGGCGACTGGGGGATCTGTGCGTCGATCATCGTTCAATCCATATGTCTGTTGGGCTGGAGGATGACCGACGGGCAGATCCAGAGCGAGTGAGGTTTGTGCTTTCCGGTGCGAACTGGCTGACATTTGATCGCGAGTTGGTTGGTCGGATGAATGGAATTGATGGTGGTGGGGTAGACAGATTGGCTGACAGTCTAACTGCTGCGGTCCTTGGTGCTGCCAGGGCCTCTATTCCAGTTCGCCATGGTGGCAAGCGGGTGCCGTGGTGGGGACGCCAGTTGGCTGATCTTCGTAAGTCTGTGAAGCGTGCTAGAAGGCGGTTTCAGCATGCAAGGGGGGAGCGGCGACTTCGACTGCAGGTGGCTTGGAGGAATCTTCGTCGTATGTACGTGTATACTGTGTCGGTGTGCAAGTGGAATGCATGGAGGCAGTGGGTCTCCAGAGAGGGTGCCCGAAATCCTTGGGGAATCGTGTATAAAAGTGTTATTCGTGGTGGTGTAAGGAATCGCGTGCTTGTCACTGTCCGTAGGGAAGGGAGGGTAACAGCTGGTGTGAATGAGACTTTGAATGCGTTTTTGTGTGAGCTTCTGCCTGGTGATGACGCTCGGGTTGATGCGGGAGCACAGCCTGTTGTTCGTGCTGGTTTTGTGTCTGAGGATGGTTGTGGGCCTTGTGTGGGTGAGTGGAGTCCTGAGGCCCTGGCCATTGCCGTTTCAAAGATGAAGTGTGGGACGGCTCCGGGACTGGATGAAATCTCACCTGACCTTGTCTGGCGTGCTTGGGGGAGAGTGAAAGATGTGTGTTTGGATCTGTTCAATCGATGCCTGAACCAGGGAGTGTATCCAGCGGCCTGGAGGATCGGTGAGGTGGTTCTTATACCCAAAGCGGGTGATAGGGACTTATCCCTGGTGAAGTCATTCCGACCTGTCACCTTGCTGAGTGTGTGGGGCAAGCTATTGGAGCGCCTCATTGAGACGAGCCTGCGAAGTGCTATCGGGGCTGCTGGAGGCATGAGCAGGAAGCAGTATGGCTTTGTTGGTGGGAAGAGTACTGTTGATGCTGTCAGGCATGTGATTGAGTGGGTCGGTGGGTGTGGGTATAGGTTTGTGTTGGCTGTGTTC CTTGGATGTCGTTAG